Part of the Triticum aestivum cultivar Chinese Spring chromosome 4D, IWGSC CS RefSeq v2.1, whole genome shotgun sequence genome is shown below.
ACTTGGAAGTGGATAGGATAGGGTggtctcgttttctcctcctccatCACTCCATCAGAAAATGGAAGTTCCGGGAGCATATGACGCACGACCTGCCTACCCTATTTGTTTAGCCAGCCATCCAACCTGCAACAGGACTCACAGGAGAGCATCGAATATTGCATTCGGGAACAGTAAGCTGTGTCCAAATGTATACACAGTACTGTATGTTTGTTCATTCCCGAGCAGAACAATGAACCGAGCTTGGGGTAGCACAATTGCATGCCCTGCCAGACTGAACATGACATCTGACAGAGAAATATTACCAGGAAGCTGTTTTTGTTGGTAGCAGGCAGCTAACTAATCTGCCGTGCAGAGCAGTGAGTAGATCTTACTGCATCAGTAATAATCGATTAGTTTCTGGCCTTGCAAGTTACATGCAGTTAGTTGGACCCGTGAACCAAAAGTAACCGACGTGGCGTCTCTCACCGGACCCTGCTGGCGCACCAAGAATGGAAAGTGAAGCGCAGAGGTGGCAGCCTGGCAGCTATGGCCATGAGAAAAATGTACAACAAAGACAGACAGACTGACATGGCGGAAATGGGTAGCATTTTTTTTAAGGCAAGGAAAGCAGAAAGACGACGGTTAAGCTCGGAGTGGGCAAACCAAAGGTAGGGCTAGAGGAGGCCCAAGCATGTGATTAAAGGGCGCCCATGAGCAAGCAAGGCCCACCGCCGTCCGCGTGGCCGGAAACTGTCCTGTCTGCTTCCTTCTTGTCTTTGTGGTCGACATTGATACCCTAGAGATCCTTTGTTCGTTCTACAGCAAAATTTTGAATTCAAAAGGGTTAAATTACGTGAAAGTAAAAAGGCAGCTGAATGAAATAAAGTAGAACATGACCAAAAGGGCAGTGTAAAGAAAGCTTGGCTTTCCGTTCACAAAAAAAAAAAAGCTTGGCTTTCCGTTTAGGCGGGAGTTTACATGGACCCTGCATGGACGCATTGCAACCCAGTTCACAGATGTTCAGGCATTCGACACTACAGCATGTCCATGTGGGCAATGTGCTCGACAGATTCGATCCAATCATGACTGATTCCGTAAGAATGTAGGAATAAGATCGGCCGGTCGGGCCATGTTCTAGAGGAGGCTGGGCCTGGGGACACAAGTAACCACTATGGCCCTATCCGATCCTCTGACTGATGCTCACTGGCAATCCACAGATTACGCGCATGATGCTACTAGCAATTTCTCCCCTCGTTTACAATAATTTCGGCCAGCGTGATTATTATCCATCCAACGCGCCGACATTCACTTGAAATGGTTTCTAGACTGGTTCGTCCCTGCTTCCTATCCTATTATCAACAATCGCATAATCGGAGTCGACAAGCCGTACGTACTCCGAGCACCGACAACCTTTTTTGTACAAACTTGATTAAGACGCCGACTTATAATAATCAAATGAACAAGAAAAAATCACCCCGCCGACGGGGCATGGATTCAAGAGTCCCTGGCCTGCCGTCGTCCGTATAGCCAGGGTCACACATGACATGATACTCCCAGCCCAGCCCCAGAACCAGAGGAGAAGGATCCTGCTTCTGCACATGATGTGGAAGTCGTAATCAAGTGTTGCTGGCGGCTAATAATTTCCTTCGTGGTTTCAACGTCCAATTAATTTGTGCTGACACGGTGCTTGCGTGGAGAATATTCCCGGTGAAACAACACATGCATGGGGATAAAGAGGCACAACATACGACCAGCAGGCAGCAGCAGGGGGTTTAGTCTCCTTGATCCATCTCTAGTCCGTGCGTGCGTTTCTTTTCATCCACTATTTTGGCACCGTCTGAAGGAACGAACATGCGAACGATTTACATGTATAAAAAAGAAACGCAGAAGTGTCGCCAAAGTGATATTTTATGGGCAGGCAGGCACTTGGAAGTGGATAGGATAGGGTGGTTTCGTTTCCTCCTCTTCGATTATAAATTGGAAGTTGAGGGAGCATATGAGCTGGCGGCTTACGCACGTCCCGCCTACCCTTTTTTGTTTAGCGAGATTGTTTAGCCAACCATCGAACCTGGCTTCTTGGTGCCTtgcacctgcctttgtgtctatgacatgtgggcccacatgtcagcaacccaaaggcaggtgcctctAAGGCACCGAAGCTGCGTCCCTGCAATAAATAAGAGAAACGAGTTCCTCGCCGTGGAGTACGTATATATACGGTATGTGTTGTTTATCCCGGGACACAACAATTTCCGCTTCCTTCAAACACGGGCGTACTCCTGACTCTTGACTCTGACGGATCGACTCGCAGGCAGTTGCTGCAATGGTACGTATCGACCCACGAGTAGAGTAGGTGGTGGACTGGTGGTATGACGGGCCTGCAAAATGTGGGCGAAAAGGACGTATCAGTATGTGATTTTCTAAGCACATATATACTTTTTCTCTTCCCTTCCGGATAACCCAAGCACGTCTTCCCGTGAATTCCACGGTCCATTTCGTCAACACCCAAAGTTCTGCCAGTCCACTCAGATTACCaggaagaagagaagaaaagcAGCTAGCGTTGGCGCACCTAATTAACCTTCGAGATTGCTCGGAAATGGTCTCGAAGCCAAATCGCCCTAGGATTAGGCTTTCCCACGGATTGTGACAAAAAGAGAAGATTGATTTCTCGCAGGATAACGTAGTAAATACGTTGGCCCTTGGATTCACCGGGGCCGCGCATATCGATTCTGTCGTCCGTCGTCCATTCAATAATGTCAAAAAGTGGATGGGAATATACAAAGAGAAAACGACGGCCTACTTTCAAAAAATAAAAACGACGGCCTGGCCAGCCGTGGCATATACTCATTTCAGAGAAGAAGaaaaacaatgtgaatgcaataCATAATCCTTTTTCCCAGATCACGATCGAGTATGTCATCGAAAGCCTTAATAATGCATTATTACCAGTACATCAGGCCGCAGCTAGCCGCAAAATGCAGCTTGGCCGGCACGCGCGCAGACGAAAATATCAAAAACTACTGCCGTCCAACACACAtagtacacacatacacacacagaaTAATACAGTACTACCAAAAATATCCAAAGATGACACCAACGCAGAATAATTCCGAAAATATCCAAAAGGAATATCAACACCGGGAGAATATTCCAGATCGAGCGAGCGGCGCAGGTGTACGCCATGCCGGTGCGTAGCTATCCATCCTCCCGGGCGCCGCGTCGGACGGACGACGCGGGAGGGAGCACAACACCAATTTTGCCGCCACCATCCATCAGATCCTTCGTTACCATCAAGGCCTGCAAATTTTCTTGCCCGTCACGACTCACGGTCCAATCAACGATGATCACTGCCCTCAGTTAATCAGTTCTTAATGTGGAAATCTTCGCCGGTTCAATTGTCTCGATCGACGATTGATCACCACGTCGCTCTCACATCGACGACAGTGGCGGCGACCGAGGCTAGATTAAGCAAAACCGGTCCACGATTCAACGCCTAGCTCGCCACCAACGAGCGCGCACGCAATTTGCGACCCATTCGTCGATCTTAATTCATCTGATAATTTAACCGAACCACCGGGGTCAGAATCAAGTTAATTAACCAATGGAGCTCGTGGCAGGAACGAACAATGGTCGATCAGGGGCAGAGACAGCAGAGAAAAGGCAGGGGGAACCAAAATTTGATCGGAGGCACGCATCGGTTCATGGATGGACGGATGCCTCCGATCCAAGTAACTAGAGCTAAGCTAAGCTAGTGGAGAGCCTCGTCGCTGTCTGCTACTATGTCAGCATTGATCTTCTCTCCCGGCCGGCTGGCCGGCGCAGGTCGTCGGCGCTGATGAGTGAATTTTCGGGCGGCGGGTCGCGTCACATGACGGAGCAGGAGTTGGGGTTCTCGTCGCTGAACATCTGCGAGGGCGGCGCCGTGTCGAAGTGGTAGGGCGGCGGGTACGGCTGGTACGCCTGGGGGTTGGGGTGCTCCTGCTGGTAGTAGCCGCCTGagctgggctgctgctgctggtagTAGCTGCCGGCCTCTCTTGGTTGCTGGTAGTAGCTGCCGGCGTCGCCGCCCGGGTGCTGCTGCTGGTAGTAGCCGCCGGCGTTGGCGCTggggtgttgttgttgttggtagTAGCCGCCGGCGCCGGCGTACCCCGCGCCGTCGGCATTGCCGCCGTAGGGGCTGTAGTAGCTGGGCGGGGGGCCCTGCGGCTGCGGGTACGGGACTTGGCCGTACGGCGAGACGTGGTGCGTCCTCGCCTGGACCGGCGCGGGCGCCACGGAGGCCGCGGCCGACGCCATGGACGGGCCCGCCACCTCGATGCCTTTCCCCTTGTCCTGGCTCATGACGACGTGGTCGCCGGCCGCCGCTTTGTCTTTCTTCTTctcgccgtcgccggcgcccttGTTGTCCTTCTTCTCGTCGCCGGCGCCCTTGTCCTTCTTGCCGGGCGCGACGGCCTCGACGGCGCGGTTGAGCTTCTCTGTGAGGTACGCCACCATGGCGGGGACGTCCATGGTGCCCGTGACCTTCACCTCGTCCTTGGCATTGCCCTCCAGCTCCACATGTTTGACCCCTGGAAGAGACAAGACACACAGAACATCGTCAATTTCGAACGGAGGACACAAAATTAACAGCAGAACAGACCGGATTCGAAGAACCAAGAAGAATCCCGGCAAAACCGCACCTTTGATTTTGTATATTCGGCGTCTGATGCGGTCGGCGCAGCCGTCGCAGTGGAGGCGGATCTTGAGCAGCACCGTGGTCTCCTGCGAAAGCAAAATCGAAGCGGAGACATCGTGAGTCGCGAGGTCGGTGGGACGGGCGTGGTGGTTGGGAGCAGAGTATTGCGTGGGGGCAGGATTTGCTGCGTGTGTTGTGTACCGACCTGgagctccgtgggcttcttctcctcggtgggggtgggggtgggcggTTGCTTCTTGGCCGCGTCTTCCTCTTTGGGCGGCTGCGGCTTGGAGGCGCCGGCCTTATCCCCCTTGTCGGCTCCGCCGGTGCCCATGTCGGGATTCTTCTTGTCGCCCTCCTTGTCGGGGCTCTTCTTCTCGGCCGCGGCGGGGGCTGCTGCGGGCTTGGccgggccggcgccggcgccggaggagacGATCTCGACGGGCTTCTTGGTCCGGGACTCGATCCGCGCCTTGAGCGCGGCCGCGTCGGCCGTCCCCGCCACGACCACCCTGTTCGCCGCGACGTCGGCCACCACCGACTGCACACCTGCGCGACAAGCCCGGAGCACACGAATCAGCCACCAGACCGAACAAAATGCAGAGAAGGGCAGAAGAAATTGGCGGCGGGATGGAGCGGGCGCGTACCAGGCATGCTCTTGATGCTGTTCCGGACCTTCTTGGCGCAGCCGGCGCAATGCAAGACCATCTTGAGcacgaccggcggcggcggctcggcggcgccctcgacgccgccgggAGCCTCCTTCCCCGCCCCCATAGAAACCGACGAGGCTGGCTAGCTACGCTCTCCGAGAGATTTCTAGACTCTTCCTCTCTGCCTCCCTCTTCTCCGGGTCTCCTACACGTGTTGGCGCGAGCGAGCGGGGGAGCGTGGGTGTTTGACGGCGCGGGCTCTGCGAGAAAAACCAAGCGAATCGAGACGAAACAAAACGGCAGTGCGGCGCGGGCGGGGATAAATAGGCGGGGGGTGGGGAGCGGGTGGAAGGAAAGGTAGAAGGCAAGCGGCCCCACCCCGCGCGTCAGGCGGTGCCGGCCGCCCGATCCGATCCACAACCGCGGTGCGCGTGGCGGTAAGTTTCTGCCGCCGCTGCTGTTTGCGGGCGGGGAGTGCTGGTTACGCCCGCCCGCTCGCTCGCCTGGGACGTCATCACCGCGTTGAGTTGATGGGTGTTACTGTCGCCGCGGCTGGCCGTGTCATGTCATGTCATGCAAAGGTGAACCCGTCGTCATTGCTCTCCCTTTTCCTCCACCGGTCGGATTGCCCGGCTCGCTAGCTACAGTAAATCGTAGCGCACGCGCAATGGAGTGGCTTTCTGATTACAAAagagttttctttctttctttttccaaAGTCTAAAACACGGCGAGGGCTGTCCTTCTGGCCTTTACCTTGTTTTCGTAGACGTCATGACAGACGATCTTGAATTTTGATTCAACTTCTACATGTATGTTTGCGTGTCATGGAACGATAGGTGTTTGCGGTATAGTGGCAGCtctattttttttttctttctcgatTGAGTTTCGGACATGCCTGGCCGGACCCCACGAGGCTACACGAGCAAACAGTCGACCTCATCTCTGGTCGATGATGTCGTTAAGTCACCCCTTTCTTGAAACCAGCAATGATTAACATTGGAGTGTTATCTTGTTCTAGCCGTCTCTCTAACCCTAGTCGTTCTACGAGGTCTCAACGGCCGAGCAGTGGCGGATCTAGGGGCGGGGTCATGGCCCCGCAAACAGTTTACAAGTTATATTTTTACTAGTGTAATGTTTGTCCATCATACTGATTTTGGTGCAGTGTATAATTTTTTTCCCTAGCCGTTGGAATGTTGTCCACGGTTGCCTTTACATTGCCAAATCCTAGACCACCGCTGCAACTGAGTCGTCGATCTTAGCAGCAGAGGTGACTACACGGTGTAATAAGTACACGTATTTGGAACTGCGTTGGTATTTTTTGCTTTGTTTTGGACTATTTGGAATTACCCTAACGATTGTATTTTTAACAGAGTGAAAGTCCACAATATTTTATAGATTATTTTCCATGCTATATGAATATTTGTATGTGGTCAATGGTGCAACACGCGAAAGTGCGAGAGCTTATTGTCTCTAGGTACATGAAAGATGGTAGCACGGGGTACATTGAACCGGTTTGGATGACAACTCAATAATAGATCATGTAGGCATATTTTCCTATTTGTGCCGTTTGTAATAATTTTAGAATACTAGTACTTTGATGTTGAAGACTAACACTACTAAACCTTGGGAAAAATATGGTTGTGATCCTGGCCATCTAAAAAAAAgaaagttttatttcctttctagcCGTTGGGCTTCTTCTGTATAATCCCACAAAAATTAGCACAGGACAACTCAAATTTTTTGTTGCACAAGGTAGATGGATCTATAGAAGTGCTGGTACTGTATTTGGAGTACTGTTGTCGCTCGAAACGTGAATGGTTCAGCTGGGCAGGTGGTACGTACGTCAGCGGCCGTCCTCCCCGACGGCGACGTGGTGTGCCGCCACCTGTCCTGTGAGCTACGTGTGCTTACGTACTGTACTACCACTACCAGTACGTTCACGCGAGAGAGAACGGGTCGTACAGAACTTCATCACGTACGTACGCACATACAGTGCGAGGCCGTTTGGATTCTAGTACAGATCGTGTGACGCGAAAAGCGAATCGTCCGGAGGTTCGTTTGGCTCGTAGCACGCGGTGAATTTTCTGCTTGTGCACGTTGACGGGGCCTTTCGTGGAGGCCAAGGGAGCTGCAGGAGCCATACGCCAGTTCCAGACAAAAAAGCAAGAGAATTTCCATCGTGCTTTGGTTTGTATCATGACTCATGAGGCTCGTGTTCTATGTACTGTTGCTGCGACTGAACTCTCAAATCGAAATGGGAAACGACTGTCGACTGTGGTGTTTGTCCTGTGCCACTTTGGTTTGCTCCGCATTTTCGTTGCCGCTCACGAACGGTGAACTTTCACGGCGACTCGCGACGACCACCGCAACGACGGAGGGTGGTCAGTCGCGAGGCAAAGTGACGCGTTCCTTTCACGAGCGTTTTTTTTCCCATTCAGAGAGGAAGTTGGGTTTTTCTTCAGGCAACCGAGAGGAAACTGATCGGTGCGGAAGAGGCGCGAGCGAGCGCGTGCTCTCGGCCCAGGCCCACGACGCGCTCATGCGTGAGGGGGCCCGGGAGATCCACTTTCTCCAATATCGCAGCACTTGCCTGTACGCGCTATACCTCTCTCTCAGTCTCTGCGGTGCTCAGTGAATTGCATCGCGGGCTACCGATGCTTTTCCTCTCCGGCAGTACTCTGCGCCGGTGCGCCGGCTCAAATTTGGGCCGGTCGTCGCGCTACCATCCAATTTGACCTACTACAACCGTCAGATCCCGATTTCCTCTTGTTCTTCCCTTCGCACGGGATCTGAAAAAAAAAAGTCCCCAACCGGCCGGCGCGTTCCTCCCCTCGTCTCCCACGCTTGCCGGCGACCCGAGCCGCCCGTCGCCGCCTCCGCTCGTCGCCGTCATCGGCCGCTGTGTTTCCCAGCAAGAAAAATCTCAACAAAAACAGAACACCATTGGTTTGCCGGTAGCAGCAAAAAACTATGCGGGTTCCAGCAAAAATTATATCCCGATGCAGCTGTAATGGTGCCGCTCCCAGTTCGGTTGCCGCCGCATCTCGTTTTCCAGCAAAATTGACCTTGCCCATCGCAACAACTGACGTTGTCGGTTCCGGCAAAACAACTCACCGCTTCCAGCAAATTGCATCATAGATTCCAGCAGAAATTTGTGTCTTCCTAGTTCCAGCAAATTGGATCACAGGTTCCAGAAAATTGAATCACTGGTTCTAGCAAAGAAAATCACCGGTTGTAGCATCGCATCGCCTGTCGCCGCGCTGCACGGGCGCACCACCGATTGCATCCCAAAAAATCTGTCGCCGGGTTCCAGCAAAAACTGtcaccggttgtagcaaaaatcgaTACGGGATGTACCAAAACAAGATAGCGAGTTGCAAATCTCCAGAAAAAACGATCGCCAGTTCCAGCAAAAAAATCCGATGGTGGTAGCAAAACAAAACACCAGTTGTAGCATCGCGCCGTTTGGCGCAAAAAAATGCATCCCTGCCGGGTCCAGCGCCCTCCACGAAGCCGGCAGCAGCACCGATGTTCGCTGGTCCCAGCACCGAAACCTCAAGGGGTTCCAACGCCGGCAACCAACAGTCCCAGCAACCGCCGGGCACCGAATCTCTCATGGGTTTGCTGCAGCAGCCACCTCTTCCCTTGGTACCATGGCTGTGAGAAGAGGTAGGTGAAGATATGTGTAGCGTGAGGAGGAAAAAGGAAAGAGGTAGGAGATAAGGGAGAAGCAAGTGGGTGGACGAGAGCAGCCCAAGATGCGGCCTGGTCGAGTGATAGGATAAGGTTGGAGAAGCTTCGCGAGGGGATAAGCATTCGTGTAGGCTATTCGATCAGGTTCCATTTGATGGCCCGCGTGCGTCCGGCTCAAAGTTCGGCCGGCGCGCCAGGTGTAAACGTTTACCTTTCATCTTCCCCGGTATGTGCGTTTGCTCAAAATCACTTTTTTTCCTTAAAAAAACATCAATAATATTTTTATTAATTAGAAATaactactctctccgtcccaaaataagtgactcaattttgtactaaagttagtacaaagttgagtcacttattttaggacggagggaatAGTAAATATGTCCGTACGTTGCAACGGAACAAAAAACATCATACAGCCTAAAAAATATCA
Proteins encoded:
- the LOC123098439 gene encoding heavy metal-associated isoprenylated plant protein 6 — its product is MGAGKEAPGGVEGAAEPPPPVVLKMVLHCAGCAKKVRNSIKSMPGVQSVVADVAANRVVVAGTADAAALKARIESRTKKPVEIVSSGAGAGPAKPAAAPAAAEKKSPDKEGDKKNPDMGTGGADKGDKAGASKPQPPKEEDAAKKQPPTPTPTEEKKPTELQETTVLLKIRLHCDGCADRIRRRIYKIKGVKHVELEGNAKDEVKVTGTMDVPAMVAYLTEKLNRAVEAVAPGKKDKGAGDEKKDNKGAGDGEKKKDKAAAGDHVVMSQDKGKGIEVAGPSMASAAASVAPAPVQARTHHVSPYGQVPYPQPQGPPPSYYSPYGGNADGAGYAGAGGYYQQQQHPSANAGGYYQQQHPGGDAGSYYQQPREAGSYYQQQQPSSGGYYQQEHPNPQAYQPYPPPYHFDTAPPSQMFSDENPNSCSVM